From the Pseudomonas baltica genome, one window contains:
- the frr gene encoding ribosome recycling factor, with amino-acid sequence MINEIKKDAQERMHKSLESLSHAFGQIRTGKAHPSILGSVMVPYYGTDTSITQVANITVKDARTLQVVAFERNMLGAVDKAIQSAGLNLNPTNLGELLLISMPALTEETRKGFTKQARSAAEDARVAVRNIRRDALGDLKKLVKDKEISEDEERRAVADIDKLTKDSEAQITKATEDKEKDLMAV; translated from the coding sequence ATGATCAACGAAATCAAGAAAGACGCGCAAGAGCGCATGCACAAGTCCCTGGAGTCTCTGAGCCATGCGTTTGGCCAGATTCGTACCGGCAAGGCTCACCCAAGCATTCTGGGCAGCGTAATGGTGCCGTACTACGGTACTGATACCTCCATTACCCAAGTGGCCAACATCACGGTCAAGGATGCGCGCACCCTGCAAGTGGTTGCCTTTGAGCGCAACATGCTCGGCGCCGTCGACAAGGCGATCCAGAGCGCCGGTCTGAACCTCAATCCGACCAACCTTGGCGAATTGCTGCTGATCTCCATGCCAGCCCTGACCGAAGAGACCCGCAAGGGCTTCACCAAGCAGGCACGCAGCGCCGCTGAAGATGCGCGTGTTGCCGTGCGCAATATTCGTCGTGATGCCTTGGGTGACCTGAAGAAACTGGTCAAGGACAAGGAAATCAGCGAAGACGAAGAGCGTCGTGCCGTCGCCGATATCGACAAGCTGACCAAAGACTCCGAGGCCCAGATCACCAAGGCCACGGAAGATAAAGAAAAGGACCTGATGGCCGTATAA
- the pyrH gene encoding UMP kinase: MAQQVSGRQPRYKRILLKLSGEALMGSEEFGIDPKVLDRMALEVGQLVGIGVQVGLVIGGGNLFRGAALSAAGMDRVTGDHMGMLATVMNALAMRDALERSNIPAIVMSAITMVGVTDHYDRRKADRLLKSGDVVIFAAGTGNPFFTTDSAACLRAIEIGADVVLKATKVDGVYTADPFKDPHAEKFDRLTYDEVLDRKLGVMDLTAICLCRDHNMPLRVFNMNKPGALLNIVVGGAEGTLIEEGDK; this comes from the coding sequence ATGGCTCAGCAGGTGAGTGGTCGTCAACCTCGCTATAAACGCATCTTGCTCAAACTGAGTGGCGAGGCCCTGATGGGCTCGGAAGAGTTCGGCATCGATCCGAAAGTACTGGATCGCATGGCCCTGGAAGTAGGGCAGTTGGTAGGTATCGGTGTTCAGGTCGGTCTGGTGATCGGCGGCGGCAACCTGTTTCGTGGTGCGGCGCTCAGTGCAGCCGGCATGGATCGGGTCACGGGCGACCATATGGGCATGCTGGCCACGGTCATGAACGCCTTGGCCATGCGCGATGCGTTGGAGCGCTCGAACATTCCTGCCATCGTCATGTCCGCCATTACCATGGTCGGTGTGACCGATCACTACGACCGCCGCAAGGCTGACCGCCTGCTCAAGTCGGGCGATGTGGTGATCTTTGCTGCTGGTACCGGCAACCCCTTCTTCACCACCGACTCGGCCGCTTGCCTGCGGGCCATCGAAATCGGCGCCGATGTGGTGTTGAAAGCGACCAAGGTCGATGGTGTGTACACTGCCGATCCATTCAAGGATCCGCATGCTGAGAAATTTGACCGCCTGACGTACGATGAAGTACTGGATCGCAAGCTGGGCGTGATGGACCTGACGGCCATCTGCCTGTGCCGCGATCACAATATGCCGTTGCGGGTATTCAACATGAACAAGCCCGGCGCCTTGCTGAACATAGTAGTGGGCGGCGCTGAAGGAACTCTGATCGAGGAAGGCGACAAATGA
- the tsf gene encoding translation elongation factor Ts: protein MAEITAALVKELRERTGEGMMDCKKALTKAGGDIEKAIDDMRASGAIKAAKKAGNVAAEGAIAIKEDGKAAVILEVNSQTDFLALQDDFKSFVAASVEKAFADKLTDVAPLIAAQEADRLVLVGKVGENVNIRRLTRIEGDVVGAYLHGNKIGVVVALKGGNVELAKDIAMHVAASNPEFLLPSEVSAEAIEREKAVFLSLNEEKIKGKPDNIVENMVKGRISKFLAEASLVEQAFVKNPEVKVGELAKKAGAEIVSFTYFKVGDGIEKPVDDFAAEVAAQVAASKQ from the coding sequence ATGGCAGAGATTACTGCAGCGTTGGTCAAAGAACTGCGCGAGCGCACCGGCGAAGGCATGATGGACTGCAAGAAGGCCCTGACCAAGGCCGGCGGCGACATCGAAAAAGCCATCGACGACATGCGTGCTTCGGGCGCCATCAAGGCTGCCAAGAAAGCTGGCAACGTTGCCGCTGAAGGCGCTATCGCTATCAAGGAAGACGGCAAGGCTGCCGTTATCCTCGAAGTCAACTCGCAGACCGACTTCCTGGCCCTGCAAGACGACTTCAAGAGCTTCGTCGCTGCCAGCGTCGAGAAAGCTTTCGCTGACAAACTGACTGACGTTGCTCCGCTGATCGCTGCTCAAGAAGCCGATCGTCTGGTGCTGGTCGGTAAAGTAGGCGAGAACGTCAATATCCGTCGCCTGACTCGCATCGAAGGCGACGTTGTGGGTGCCTACCTGCACGGCAACAAGATCGGCGTTGTGGTTGCCCTTAAAGGCGGCAACGTTGAGCTGGCCAAGGACATCGCTATGCACGTAGCGGCCAGCAACCCTGAATTCCTGCTGCCATCGGAAGTTTCGGCTGAAGCCATCGAACGCGAAAAAGCCGTGTTCCTGAGCCTCAACGAAGAGAAAATCAAAGGCAAGCCTGATAACATCGTTGAAAACATGGTCAAAGGCCGTATCAGCAAGTTCCTCGCTGAGGCGTCCCTGGTCGAGCAGGCGTTCGTCAAGAACCCTGAAGTCAAGGTCGGCGAACTGGCCAAGAAAGCCGGTGCTGAAATCGTTTCCTTCACCTACTTCAAGGTAGGTGATGGCATCGAGAAGCCGGTCGACGACTTCGCTGCAGAAGTTGCGGCTCAAGTGGCTGCCAGCAAGCAGTAA
- the rpsB gene encoding 30S ribosomal protein S2 — MSQVNMRDMLKAGVHFGHQTRYWNPKMGKYIFGARNKIHIINLEKTLPMFNEALTFVERLAQGKNKILFVGTKRSAGKIVAEEAARCGSPYVDHRWLGGMLTNFKTIRASIKRLRDLEVQAEDGTFAKLTKKEALMRTRDLEKLDRSLGGIKDMGGLPDALFVIDVDHERIAITEANKLGIPVIGIVDTNSSPEGVDYIIPGNDDAIRAIQLYMGAMADAVVRGRNHVAGGTEEYVQDAPAAAVEG, encoded by the coding sequence ATGTCCCAAGTCAATATGCGCGATATGCTGAAGGCCGGTGTGCACTTCGGTCACCAAACCCGTTACTGGAATCCGAAAATGGGTAAGTACATTTTCGGCGCGCGTAACAAGATCCACATCATCAACCTTGAAAAAACCCTACCAATGTTCAACGAAGCTCTGACTTTCGTTGAGCGCCTGGCTCAGGGCAAAAACAAGATCCTGTTCGTCGGCACCAAGCGTTCGGCTGGCAAGATCGTTGCTGAAGAAGCAGCACGTTGCGGTTCGCCGTACGTCGACCACCGCTGGTTGGGCGGCATGCTGACCAACTTCAAAACCATTCGTGCTTCCATCAAGCGTCTGCGTGACCTTGAAGTGCAAGCCGAAGACGGTACTTTCGCCAAGCTGACCAAGAAAGAAGCGCTGATGCGCACTCGCGATCTTGAGAAGCTCGATCGTTCCCTGGGTGGTATCAAGGACATGGGCGGTCTGCCAGACGCTCTGTTCGTAATCGACGTTGATCACGAGCGCATCGCGATCACCGAAGCCAACAAGCTGGGCATCCCGGTCATCGGCATCGTCGATACCAACAGCAGCCCTGAAGGCGTTGACTACATCATCCCTGGTAACGACGACGCCATTCGCGCCATCCAGCTGTACATGGGCGCAATGGCTGACGCTGTTGTCCGTGGCCGCAACCACGTCGCTGGCGGTACTGAAGAGTACGTCCAGGACGCTCCTGCTGCAGCGGTAGAAGGCTGA
- the map gene encoding type I methionyl aminopeptidase yields MTVTIKSFEDIEKMRIAGRLAADVLEMIRPHVKAGVTTEALDRLCHDYIVNEQKAIPAPLNYKGFPKSICTSINHVVCHGIPNEKPLKDGDVLNIDVTVIKDGYHGDTSAMFHVGTVPVWAERLSQITQECMYKAIELVKPGCRLGDIGEVIQKHAEKNGFSVVREFCGHGIGKVFHEEPQVLHYGRAGTGMELLEGMIFTIEPMINQGKADTKVLGDGWTAITKDRKLSAQWEHTILVTATGYEILTLRSDETIARSA; encoded by the coding sequence ATGACTGTCACGATCAAATCGTTTGAAGACATCGAGAAAATGCGCATCGCCGGCCGTCTGGCTGCCGACGTGCTGGAAATGATCCGCCCACATGTCAAAGCTGGCGTGACTACCGAAGCGCTCGATCGCCTCTGCCACGACTATATAGTCAACGAGCAGAAGGCCATCCCCGCGCCGCTCAACTATAAAGGTTTTCCGAAGTCGATCTGCACCTCGATCAATCACGTGGTGTGCCACGGCATCCCGAATGAAAAGCCGCTCAAGGACGGCGATGTGCTTAACATCGACGTCACTGTGATCAAGGACGGCTACCACGGCGACACCAGCGCGATGTTCCACGTCGGCACCGTGCCCGTGTGGGCCGAGCGCCTGTCGCAGATCACTCAGGAATGCATGTATAAGGCCATCGAGCTGGTCAAGCCGGGCTGCCGCCTGGGTGACATCGGCGAAGTGATCCAGAAGCACGCAGAAAAAAATGGTTTTTCGGTGGTGCGCGAATTTTGCGGCCACGGCATCGGCAAGGTGTTCCATGAGGAGCCGCAAGTGCTGCACTACGGCCGGGCCGGCACCGGCATGGAGCTACTGGAAGGCATGATCTTCACCATCGAGCCGATGATCAACCAGGGCAAGGCCGATACCAAGGTGCTGGGCGACGGCTGGACGGCGATCACCAAGGATCGCAAGTTGTCGGCGCAGTGGGAGCACACCATTCTGGTGACAGCGACCGGTTACGAAATCCTGACCCTGCGCAGCGATGAAACCATCGCCCGTTCGGCCTGA